A section of the Lepidochelys kempii isolate rLepKem1 chromosome 4, rLepKem1.hap2, whole genome shotgun sequence genome encodes:
- the PPP1R3B gene encoding protein phosphatase 1 regulatory subunit 3B isoform X1, with translation MRRARILDYFAPTPAMAVDIAMQLYLCSPPLRRERFACKIAPKPNKPLRPCIQNSKAEFSEPGEAATSLQGNRVKKRVSFADSRGLALTMVKVFSEFDDPLDIPFNITELIDNIVGLTTVEGDNFVLDFVQPSADYLDFRNRLQTDFVCLENCMLKDKAIVGTVKVKNLAFEKTVRIRMTFDTWKSFTDYPCQYVKDTYAGSDKDTFSFDICLPERIQSHERIEFAVYYECDGKVYWDSNRGLNYRIIQSELKSAREVSQPQAGPDFGIAFDQFGSPRCSYGLFPEWPSYSGYEKLGPYY, from the exons ATGCGCCGCGCCAG AATTCTCGACTACTTTGCTCCCACCCCAGCAATGGCTGTGGACATAGCCATGCAGCTGTATCTGTGTTCTCCACCCTTGAGAAGAGAGAGATTTGCTTGTAAAATAGctccaaaaccaaacaaaccattACGTCCCTGCATTCAGAACAGCAAGGCTGAGTTCAGTGAACCTGGAGAGGCAGCAACATCTCTCCAGGGAAATAGGGTAAAAAAGAGAGTTTCTTTTGCCGATAGCAGAGGCTTGGCTCTGACAATGGTTAAAGTGTTTTCAGAGTTTGATGACCCATTAGATATTCCATTCAACATCACAGAGTTAATAGACAATATTGTGGGTCTGACGACGGTAGAGGGGGACAACTTTGTCTTGGATTTCGTACAGCCTTCTGCAGACTACTTGGACTTCAGAAATCGCCTTCAGACGGATTTTGTCTGCCTGGAAAACTGCATGCTAAAGGATAAAGCTATTGTGGGCACAGTGAAGGTTAAGAATCTTGCTTTTGAGAAGACTGTGAGAATAAGGATGACATTTGACACTTGGAAAAGCTTCACAGACTATCCATGCCAATATGTCAAGGACACTTACGCAGGTTCAGACAAGGACACATTTTCCTTTGATATCTGCTTGCCAGAGAGAATTCAGTCCCATGAAAGAATCGAGTTTGCAGTCTATTACGAGTGTGATGGGAAAGTGTATTGGGACAGCAACAGAGGCCTGAATTACAGGATCATACAGTCTGAACTGAAATCTGCTCGGGAAGTCTCGCAGCCTCAGGCTGGACCTGATTTTGGCATTGCCTTTGATCAATTTGGAAGTCCGAGGTGCTCCTATGGCTTGTTTCCTGAGTGGCCTAGCTACTCAGGGTATGAAAAGCTAGGACCTTACTACTAA
- the PPP1R3B gene encoding protein phosphatase 1 regulatory subunit 3B isoform X3, with the protein MRREGIGTSQETIRMHQLILDYFAPTPAMAVDIAMQLYLCSPPLRRERFACKIAPKPNKPLRPCIQNSKAEFSEPGEAATSLQGNRVKKRVSFADSRGLALTMVKVFSEFDDPLDIPFNITELIDNIVGLTTVEGDNFVLDFVQPSADYLDFRNRLQTDFVCLENCMLKDKAIVGTVKVKNLAFEKTVRIRMTFDTWKSFTDYPCQYVKDTYAGSDKDTFSFDICLPERIQSHERIEFAVYYECDGKVYWDSNRGLNYRIIQSELKSAREVSQPQAGPDFGIAFDQFGSPRCSYGLFPEWPSYSGYEKLGPYY; encoded by the exons ATGAGAAGAGAAGGTATTGGAACTTCTCAAGAGACCATACGTATGCATCAACT AATTCTCGACTACTTTGCTCCCACCCCAGCAATGGCTGTGGACATAGCCATGCAGCTGTATCTGTGTTCTCCACCCTTGAGAAGAGAGAGATTTGCTTGTAAAATAGctccaaaaccaaacaaaccattACGTCCCTGCATTCAGAACAGCAAGGCTGAGTTCAGTGAACCTGGAGAGGCAGCAACATCTCTCCAGGGAAATAGGGTAAAAAAGAGAGTTTCTTTTGCCGATAGCAGAGGCTTGGCTCTGACAATGGTTAAAGTGTTTTCAGAGTTTGATGACCCATTAGATATTCCATTCAACATCACAGAGTTAATAGACAATATTGTGGGTCTGACGACGGTAGAGGGGGACAACTTTGTCTTGGATTTCGTACAGCCTTCTGCAGACTACTTGGACTTCAGAAATCGCCTTCAGACGGATTTTGTCTGCCTGGAAAACTGCATGCTAAAGGATAAAGCTATTGTGGGCACAGTGAAGGTTAAGAATCTTGCTTTTGAGAAGACTGTGAGAATAAGGATGACATTTGACACTTGGAAAAGCTTCACAGACTATCCATGCCAATATGTCAAGGACACTTACGCAGGTTCAGACAAGGACACATTTTCCTTTGATATCTGCTTGCCAGAGAGAATTCAGTCCCATGAAAGAATCGAGTTTGCAGTCTATTACGAGTGTGATGGGAAAGTGTATTGGGACAGCAACAGAGGCCTGAATTACAGGATCATACAGTCTGAACTGAAATCTGCTCGGGAAGTCTCGCAGCCTCAGGCTGGACCTGATTTTGGCATTGCCTTTGATCAATTTGGAAGTCCGAGGTGCTCCTATGGCTTGTTTCCTGAGTGGCCTAGCTACTCAGGGTATGAAAAGCTAGGACCTTACTACTAA
- the PPP1R3B gene encoding protein phosphatase 1 regulatory subunit 3B isoform X2, producing the protein MAVDIAMQLYLCSPPLRRERFACKIAPKPNKPLRPCIQNSKAEFSEPGEAATSLQGNRVKKRVSFADSRGLALTMVKVFSEFDDPLDIPFNITELIDNIVGLTTVEGDNFVLDFVQPSADYLDFRNRLQTDFVCLENCMLKDKAIVGTVKVKNLAFEKTVRIRMTFDTWKSFTDYPCQYVKDTYAGSDKDTFSFDICLPERIQSHERIEFAVYYECDGKVYWDSNRGLNYRIIQSELKSAREVSQPQAGPDFGIAFDQFGSPRCSYGLFPEWPSYSGYEKLGPYY; encoded by the coding sequence ATGGCTGTGGACATAGCCATGCAGCTGTATCTGTGTTCTCCACCCTTGAGAAGAGAGAGATTTGCTTGTAAAATAGctccaaaaccaaacaaaccattACGTCCCTGCATTCAGAACAGCAAGGCTGAGTTCAGTGAACCTGGAGAGGCAGCAACATCTCTCCAGGGAAATAGGGTAAAAAAGAGAGTTTCTTTTGCCGATAGCAGAGGCTTGGCTCTGACAATGGTTAAAGTGTTTTCAGAGTTTGATGACCCATTAGATATTCCATTCAACATCACAGAGTTAATAGACAATATTGTGGGTCTGACGACGGTAGAGGGGGACAACTTTGTCTTGGATTTCGTACAGCCTTCTGCAGACTACTTGGACTTCAGAAATCGCCTTCAGACGGATTTTGTCTGCCTGGAAAACTGCATGCTAAAGGATAAAGCTATTGTGGGCACAGTGAAGGTTAAGAATCTTGCTTTTGAGAAGACTGTGAGAATAAGGATGACATTTGACACTTGGAAAAGCTTCACAGACTATCCATGCCAATATGTCAAGGACACTTACGCAGGTTCAGACAAGGACACATTTTCCTTTGATATCTGCTTGCCAGAGAGAATTCAGTCCCATGAAAGAATCGAGTTTGCAGTCTATTACGAGTGTGATGGGAAAGTGTATTGGGACAGCAACAGAGGCCTGAATTACAGGATCATACAGTCTGAACTGAAATCTGCTCGGGAAGTCTCGCAGCCTCAGGCTGGACCTGATTTTGGCATTGCCTTTGATCAATTTGGAAGTCCGAGGTGCTCCTATGGCTTGTTTCCTGAGTGGCCTAGCTACTCAGGGTATGAAAAGCTAGGACCTTACTACTAA